A genomic segment from Treponema sp. Marseille-Q3903 encodes:
- a CDS encoding YhjD/YihY/BrkB family envelope integrity protein, producing the protein MKNKLTPSQAITKFSQFLFLSFKSGDDNILWESAASCSYSFIFSFIPVVMIIFTILISFLKITPEILGIVIEFCKKFSKVYDVAPVIENLINKKSLSLIDLFIGIWVVWMARKLFLSIVQAMNRIFLSASKRVTIGNQIITFISEFAIVILFIVVMIFVFLFNKFLHIRVLEEIRSKFPQVFRMRSNILISGLLYLMIYTFTVYAYKFMSGSKPRWRIAAFYALISTGITFLLSFYINKFMHFTNYNVVYGTISTFVIFLFRVYMFFAVFLFCAQMVYVSQFFEELVVAQIYTQKANILFANPSVYKIESEKKVYQSGETVYQEGDKADYVYFICSGAVVETKDGIPTSFSKGDFFGEIPMFLHTARQTTAYVQGETELILIRSKKFKEIIRKNQAASAKALERVNNFTRD; encoded by the coding sequence ATGAAAAATAAACTGACGCCATCACAAGCAATCACGAAATTCTCACAATTTTTATTTCTCTCGTTTAAATCCGGCGACGATAATATTTTGTGGGAAAGCGCCGCTTCTTGTTCGTACAGTTTTATTTTTTCTTTTATTCCGGTAGTGATGATAATCTTTACAATTTTGATCAGCTTTCTCAAAATAACGCCGGAAATTTTAGGCATAGTAATTGAATTTTGCAAAAAATTTTCAAAAGTCTATGATGTGGCTCCTGTCATAGAAAATCTTATAAATAAAAAGTCTCTCTCTCTGATTGATTTATTCATCGGTATTTGGGTCGTATGGATGGCTCGAAAATTGTTCTTATCTATTGTGCAGGCGATGAACAGAATCTTTCTTTCAGCATCTAAACGAGTGACAATAGGAAACCAAATAATAACTTTTATATCGGAATTTGCGATTGTCATTTTGTTTATCGTCGTGATGATTTTTGTTTTTTTGTTCAATAAATTTCTACACATCAGAGTGCTCGAAGAGATAAGAAGCAAGTTTCCCCAAGTTTTCAGGATGCGCTCAAACATTTTGATCTCCGGTCTTTTATATTTGATGATATATACATTCACAGTTTACGCATACAAATTTATGAGCGGTTCCAAACCAAGATGGCGTATTGCGGCTTTCTACGCACTGATTTCGACAGGAATCACTTTTTTGCTCTCGTTCTACATAAACAAATTTATGCACTTTACAAATTACAACGTAGTCTACGGGACAATCAGCACATTTGTCATCTTTTTGTTTAGAGTATACATGTTCTTTGCTGTTTTTCTTTTTTGTGCCCAGATGGTTTACGTAAGTCAGTTTTTTGAAGAGCTTGTAGTTGCGCAGATTTACACTCAAAAGGCAAATATTTTATTTGCAAACCCTTCAGTCTACAAAATCGAATCTGAAAAAAAAGTTTATCAATCAGGAGAGACTGTTTATCAAGAAGGCGATAAGGCTGATTACGTTTATTTTATATGCAGCGGAGCCGTTGTAGAGACAAAAGACGGAATTCCAACTTCGTTTTCAAAAGGTGACTTTTTTGGAGAAATTCCGATGTTTCTTCATACTGCAAGACAGACAACAGCTTATGTTCAAGGTGAAACTGAACTGATTTTAATCCGCTCAAAAAAATTCAAAGAGATAATACGCAAAAATCAGGCAGCATCAGCAAAAGCGCTTGAACGTGTAAACAATTTTACTCGCGACTGA